CCGACCACCGCGACACGTCGGCCGGTCGTGCCCGGCTGGATGAACAGCAGGCCCTGTGCCGTCGGACGTACGCCGTAGAGCTGGGCGAGTTTGGTCTGCAACGCCGTATTGCTGCCGTTCGAGCCGTTCGAAGGGATGGCAGGCTCGTAATCGGGCTCGTCGGGCACGATCGGCGGCTGGGGCGGCTCGCGACGCGCCGGCTCGGCGAGGTTTTCCTGCCGCAGTTCCGGATCGCTGGCCAGCCGTTGGGCGAGCGAGGCCGTGCGGGCGCTCAGGGCCCGGGCTCGTTCGACCAGCTCGGCAGCACGGCTGAGCGCGGGGTTCTGCCGTACGAGCGGGGCGTCGTTCGCGTCGTGCGTCGGCAGCGTCGGGTTGCTCATCAGCCAGCCGGCGAGGCGCTCGAAGTCCTGCATGCCCCGGCTGGCGGCGTCGTATTCGGTGATGGGTTGGCCGAAGCTGGCGGCCTCTTTGAGCTTCGCGTTGAAGTTGATGACCACCGGCAGCAGCTTGTCGTCGAAGTGACGTTTCAGCTCGGAGAGAATCTCGCGGGCAAGCTTCGTGCGGACGTCGTACATCGTGGCGAGCACCATGAAACGCACGTCGTGACCCGCGCGGCGGGAGAGCATTTCAATCGTCTGGGCCTGCTTCAACGAGCCCTGCAACGCGTAGTAGCCGGTCTCGACGGGGATGAACACCTCGTCGGCGGCCCGCAGCGCGTTGAACGTCAGCAGCCCGATGCTCGGTGGGCAGTCGATGACGCAAAAGTCGTATTTGTCCTGCACGGTCGAAAGCACCTGCGCCAGGCGACGGTCTTTGTCCGGCGCGGTGGCGAGCAGTTGCTCGACGCCGGCGAGGTTGATTTTCGCAGGGACGAGGTCGAGGTGGCGGGCGATCTGCCAGGTGACGTCCGCGAACGCGATCGAGCCGTCCATCCCCGCACGCAAAACGTCGGCGATCGAGCGGTCGACCTGGGCTTCGGGCACGGCGAGGCCCATCGCGCAATGGCCCTGCGGGTCCATGTCCACCAACAGCGTCCGCTGCCCGCGCGCCGCGAGCGTGGCTGCAAGGTTGATGGAGACCGTGGTCTTGCCACAGCCACCCTTCTGGTTGATGATCGCGATGGTTCGCACCTGACTGAAACCCTTTCGTCCGTGAAAGGTGACCGGTCGGCCGAGCTTCTGCTCAACGCGACCGCTGCCCGAGCTGACATGAACGCGAGTCCCTTCGCTCGGTCGAAACACCGCAGCCGTGCAAGCCGTTGTCGAAATCGCGGGCTAAGCAAGGCACAACCGTGTCTCGTTATCCGTTATCGGGAGATAATGGGGGGGACCTTGAATTCCAATACTGATAACGGCGATTTTCTCGGCAGCTTTTCTTTTAGTACGACAACGTGACTGCTTCATCTGCGACATTTAGCCGCGGTGCTTGCACCGCGCTCTTCGGGCGCGCGGGGCCGAACACGCGGGCCAAGGCCCGCGGCGAAACGAAAACCCACCTTGTTGTGTTAGTTAATAGTTTCGATCCGCGATGGGGTCGCGCATGGCGAGCGGGCGGTCGAAGACTTCGCGGAGGACGACGGCTTCGCGGAGCGATCGCTTTGTGAACGGCAGAGGTCGGCGGTCGCCGGAGGTGATCGCGGGCGTGTAAGCCGAGCGACGCTCGGTCGTGCGGCTGCGCGTGCTGGCGCTGGACTGCTGATTGCGCCGGCGGGCGGCGGCTTCCTCGGCCTGGCGTCGTTTGCGCTCGGACGCCTGCTCGGCAAGCTGGCGTTGCTGCTGATGCAGGCGCTTCTGGCGATCGCGCTCGACTTGGGCGCGTCGCTCGGCTTCCTGGCGCTGACGCTGCTCGGCATCGCGGCGCTGCTTGTCGCGCTGGCGGGCACGCTCCATCTCGGTGGCAGTGCCTTGCTCCTGGCGACGGCCGCCGACGGCGACGGGTTCGGGTTGACGCGACGATTGTGATGCACCGGCGGACTGTTGGGCGGTTTGTGAAGCGGGCCGTTGCCCGAGCTGCTGGGCGCGTTGTTCGTACTGGGCTTTGGCGCGGGCGCGGGCGATGCGTTCAGCCATGGTCATGTTGGCCGGCTCGCCGGCGCCGGGTCGGCCGCCGGTGTCGCCGCGCCGTTCGCGGGCCTGGGCGCGGAGCTCTTCGCGCCGGCGGGCGGCGAGGTCGTCGAGCCGTTGCTTCGAGCTGCCCGCATCCGATGCGCTGCTGGATTGGCCAGCCTCTTCGCGTTCTTCGGACTGCTTGCGGAGGATGTTCACCACCCACGAGCCGACGAGGATGATCGTCGCGATGGCGTAGATGATCAGGTCCTGCTGTTGCATGGCGTATCTCTCTATCTGGCTGCTCGCTTGAAGCCGAGCGGTGATCGCAACGACGCGCGGGGCCTACCCCGTGACTGCATCATAGTCTACCGCACGCCGGTGACGCGGAACACAGGTCGGCCGTCGTCGTCTTCGTCGCCGCTGAGCGCTTCGAGCTTCAGGCCGTACACCGGCGTGAGCACGTCGGGGCGAAGCACGGCGTGCCATGGCCCCTCGGCGACCATTTTGCCGTGGTCCATCAGCCAGACGGCGTCGGCATAGCGGGCGGCGAGGTTCAAGTCATGCAGTACGACGAGCACCGCGAGCCCCCGTTTCGCCTGCCGACGCATCAACTGCATGAGTGCGTGCAGGTGGCGGAGGTCGAGGTGGCTGCCGGGCTCATCGAGGAGCATGGCGCGCCCTTCGCCGGTGGACTGCGCCATCGCGCGGGCGATGAGCACGCGCTGCTGCTGGCCGCCGGACAGCTCGGCGAAGACGCGGTCGGCGACGTCGAGCAGGTCGCAGTCGATCAGCGCCGCGTCGATCGCCTGGCCGGCCGACGACGTGCCGGCGGCGAACCGGCCCATCGCGACCACCTCGCGGACGGTGAAGGCGAACTGCACGCCGCCGCGCTGAGGCACGTAGCTGAGCCAGCGCGCCCGCCTGGCAGCGGGCAATGACGCGACCGGTTCGCCCGCGACGGTGATCGCCCCGGCGAGCGGTTCGAGCTGGCCGAGCATGAGCTTGACGAGCGTGCTCTTGCCCGCGGCATTAGGCCCGAGCAGGCAGGTGACCTTGCCCGGCGCGAGGGTGGCGGAGACGTTGTCGACCACGGTCGGGCCATTAGCCCGATAACGAAACTGCACATCGCGGACCGCGAGCGCGGTCGCGGCGGCGTCGGGCGGGGTGATCGAGTCGGCGGCGGTGCCTGTCATGATTCGGCCTGCATTCTCGGACGCGCCGGATCGGGCGGCGCGGGTTGTGACGATCGCGCGAGTCGGAGGCAATTTTAGCGTTGTGGCGCTCACGTTGGCTGGGCAAGCGACCGATGACAGAACAGAGCCCGGGCCAGGAAGCGCCCATTCACGCACCGCAGGGTGGGTCGCGTCGCTTGTGAGTTTATCGAGCGTTCGTGTATCCGCTCACCAACCGTCCATGAGGGGGACGCACCCATGGCAGCAAATAATCCGCCCCAGTCGCCGAACAAAGCCGAGCAGCCCGACCGTCCCCAGGCCGACACGGACCAGGCGTTGGACATGCTCGACGAGATTGAGCAACGCTTCGCTCAGTTGAAGAACTGGCAGCAGGAAAGCGACCAGCATTTCAATCAGCTTCGTGATCAGGCCAAGCGTCTGCAAAGTCAGCGCGATGAAGTCGACAAGCGCAACAAGCAGCTCGATGAACGCCAGAAGCAGCTCGACGCCCGCCGTGACGAACTGAAGCAGCGCGATCAACAGCTGGGCCAGCGCGAGCAGGCGCTCAACCAACAGCAGCAGAAGCTCGACGCCGAGCGTGCCGGGCTCAAGGCCCAGCAGCAGAAGCTCAACGAGCGTGGCGGCACGCTGGAGCAGCGGGTCAAGTCGCTGGATGAGCGCGAGCAGAAACTCAAGTCGCGCACCGGTGAGCTGGATCAGCGCGACCAGTCGCAGCAGCAGGCCCGTGAAGCGATCGCTGCCGAGCGTGAGGAACTGAAGAAGGAACAGGCGTCGCTGGCGGAGAACCGCGAGGCGCTTGACCAGATGCAGAATGAGCTGGCCGAGCGCGAGCAGGCGCTGGCGACCGAGCGTGCCGCGCTGACGCAGCGCACCGAGCAGGCGGAGGTCGAACGGCGGGAACTCGACGCCCAGCATCAAGCCGTGAAGCAGCAGGCGAGCAAGCTCGCCGAGCGCGAGCAGCGGCTGGAAGCGTCGTACACCGAGTTAAAACAGCAGCAGGACAAGGTGCAAGAGCAGCTCGCCGTGGTCGAACGTCAGCGTGCCGAGCTGGACGAGTCGCGCGAAGCGCAGGCGGAACGGCGACGTCGACTCGACGAAGAGAAGCAGGCGTTTACCGCCGAGCGCGAGTCGTTCGAGCAGGCCCGCACTGAACTGGAAAAGGCAGAGGCCGAGTTCGCCCAGCAGCGCGAGCAGGCGGAGGCCCAACTTGCCGAGGTCGAGCAGGTCAAGCAGCAGGTGGCCGAGCAGCGCAAGGCGCTCGAGCGGCAGCGGTTTGATGTGAA
The Phycisphaerales bacterium AB-hyl4 genome window above contains:
- a CDS encoding AAA family ATPase, whose amino-acid sequence is MFRPSEGTRVHVSSGSGRVEQKLGRPVTFHGRKGFSQVRTIAIINQKGGCGKTTVSINLAATLAARGQRTLLVDMDPQGHCAMGLAVPEAQVDRSIADVLRAGMDGSIAFADVTWQIARHLDLVPAKINLAGVEQLLATAPDKDRRLAQVLSTVQDKYDFCVIDCPPSIGLLTFNALRAADEVFIPVETGYYALQGSLKQAQTIEMLSRRAGHDVRFMVLATMYDVRTKLAREILSELKRHFDDKLLPVVINFNAKLKEAASFGQPITEYDAASRGMQDFERLAGWLMSNPTLPTHDANDAPLVRQNPALSRAAELVERARALSARTASLAQRLASDPELRQENLAEPARREPPQPPIVPDEPDYEPAIPSNGSNGSNTALQTKLAQLYGVRPTAQGLLFIQPGTTGRRVAVVGDFNAWNPDASPMKRDESLGILQTCVPVTPGRYQYRLVIDGQWLPDPYNREVEPTAQGEMNNVVELTDMID
- a CDS encoding ABC transporter ATP-binding protein, which translates into the protein MTGTAADSITPPDAAATALAVRDVQFRYRANGPTVVDNVSATLAPGKVTCLLGPNAAGKSTLVKLMLGQLEPLAGAITVAGEPVASLPAARRARWLSYVPQRGGVQFAFTVREVVAMGRFAAGTSSAGQAIDAALIDCDLLDVADRVFAELSGGQQQRVLIARAMAQSTGEGRAMLLDEPGSHLDLRHLHALMQLMRRQAKRGLAVLVVLHDLNLAARYADAVWLMDHGKMVAEGPWHAVLRPDVLTPVYGLKLEALSGDEDDDGRPVFRVTGVR